The following coding sequences lie in one Helicobacter kayseriensis genomic window:
- a CDS encoding LptF/LptG family permease, translating to MWAFSQIFFPFFAVLFFVSSVILLITIAGSSYAIKLTFSDLAYLFLYSLPNTVSFIIPITFFASCALAISRLSYDYEMLVFFSLGVKPSVLIKTFLPLTVIVCFSSLVFSLGAVPVSKRAFDNFIERKKVDVDINLRAGEFGQKIGDWLVYVESVENRAYKNLVLFSINRMAFENFISAKEGKITNDGGIFALTLYDGKSYIAQKDQQFRSVVFQEAKIKTRVGEAPLSGYDLVEYWSEGLSGESHSKRRKFAKAILMAIFPFLSLFLVPLIGVANPRYHKNFSAFYIICSVVLFFVLVQIFADLAPFVTLVALPVIWLVGSYGLYFWKIKSIY from the coding sequence TTGTGGGCTTTTTCGCAAATCTTTTTCCCTTTTTTTGCTGTACTTTTTTTTGTGTCTTCTGTAATCTTGCTTATCACAATTGCTGGATCAAGCTATGCAATTAAGCTTACATTTTCTGATTTGGCTTATTTGTTTTTGTATTCCCTTCCCAATACAGTTTCCTTCATCATTCCTATTACATTTTTTGCCTCATGTGCATTGGCAATCTCGCGCCTTTCTTATGATTATGAAATGTTGGTTTTCTTTTCTTTGGGGGTTAAGCCTAGTGTTTTGATCAAAACTTTTTTACCTCTTACGGTGATTGTTTGTTTTTCCTCTCTAGTTTTCTCCTTGGGTGCTGTTCCTGTGTCAAAAAGAGCTTTTGATAATTTTATTGAACGCAAGAAGGTTGATGTTGATATTAATCTTAGAGCAGGGGAGTTTGGTCAAAAGATAGGAGATTGGCTTGTATATGTAGAAAGTGTAGAAAACCGTGCTTACAAGAATCTTGTTTTGTTCTCTATTAATCGCATGGCTTTTGAAAACTTTATTAGCGCTAAAGAAGGGAAGATTACAAATGATGGAGGAATTTTTGCTCTAACACTATATGATGGCAAATCCTATATTGCACAAAAAGATCAACAATTTCGGAGTGTTGTATTTCAAGAGGCCAAAATCAAAACACGTGTAGGAGAAGCTCCATTGAGTGGATATGATTTGGTTGAGTATTGGTCTGAGGGATTGAGCGGAGAGAGCCATAGCAAAAGAAGAAAGTTTGCTAAAGCTATTTTGATGGCCATTTTTCCGTTTTTGAGTTTATTTTTGGTTCCTCTGATTGGGGTGGCAAATCCTCGATATCATAAAAACTTTTCAGCCTTTTATATTATTTGTTCGGTGGTGTTGTTTTTTGTTCTTGTACAGATTTTTGCAGATTTGGCACCCTTTGTTACTTTGGTTGCCTTGCCAGTGATTTGGTTAGTTGGAAGTTATGGTTTGTATTTTTGGAAAATTAAATCGATTTATTGA